From Sceloporus undulatus isolate JIND9_A2432 ecotype Alabama chromosome 6, SceUnd_v1.1, whole genome shotgun sequence, one genomic window encodes:
- the MYO1D gene encoding unconventional myosin-Id isoform X2 — protein MAEQESLEFGKADFVLLDSVSMPEFMANLRLRFEKGRIYTFIGEVVVSVNPYKNLNIYGREMIEQYKGRELYERPPHLFAIADAAYKAMKRRSKDTCIVISGESGAGKTEASKYIMQYIAAITNPSQRAEVERVKNMLLKSNCVLEAFGNAKTNRNDNSSRFGKYMDINFDFKGDPIGGHINNYLLEKSRVIVQQPGERSFHSFYQLLQGGSEQLLRSLHLQKDLSSYSYIGAGGQLKCSIHDSADFKAVSDAMKIIGFEPDEVQTVYKILAAILHLGNLKFSVDGETPVIENSKLVSVIADLLSTKADMVEKALLFRTVATGRDVIDKQHTEQEATYGRDAFAKAIYERLFCWIVMHINDVIAVKDYNTTVHGKNTVIGVLDIYGFEIFDNNSFEQFCINYCNEKLQQLFIQLVLKQEQEEYQREGIPWKHIDYFNNQIIVDLVEQQHKGIIANLDDACMNVGKVTDEMFLEALNNKLGKHAHFSSRKAFGEN, from the exons ATTTGAAAAGGGACGGATCTACACTTTCATTGGGGAAGTGGTTGTTTCTGTAAACCCTTATAAGAACTTGAATATCTACGGGCGTGAAATGATCGAGCAGTACAAGGGGCGAGAGCTGTATGAAAGGCCCCCTCATCTCTTCGCTATTGCGGATGCTGCATACAAAGCCATGAAGAGACGATCAAAAGATACATGCATCGTAATATCAG GTGAGAGTGGAGCAGGCAAGACAGAAGCAAGCAAATACATCATGCAATACATAGCTGCCATTACTAATCCAAGTCAAAGAGCTGAGGTTGAAAG GGTGAAGAACATGCTTCTGAAATCCAACTGCGTTCTAGAGGCCTTTGGGAATGCCAAAACTAACCGCAATGACAACTCCAGCCGATTTGGAAAATATATGGATATCAACTTTGATTTTAAAGGAGACCCAATAGGTGGGCACATCAATAATTACTTGCTGGAAAAG TCACGGGTAATTGTACAGCAGCCAGGAGAGCGGAGTTTTCATTCCTTCTACCAG CTACTCCAAGGAGGTTCTGAGCAGCTTCTACGTTCTTTACATTTACAGAAGGATTTATCTTCATATAGCTACATTGGTGCTGGTGGACAACTAAAG TGTTCCATCCATGATAGTGCTGATTTCAAAGCTGTTTCTGATGCCATGAAAATAATTGGCTTTGAACCAGACGAGGTTCAGACAGTTTACAAAATTCTTGCTGCCATTCTTCATTTG GGCAATTTGAAGTTTTCTGTGGATGGAGAGACACCAGTGATTGAAAACAGCAAACTAGTCTCTGTCATTGCAGACCTCCTGTCAACCAAGGCTGACATGGTGGAGAAGGCCCTGCTTTTTCGAACAGTTGCTACTGGCCGGGATGTTATTGATAAGCAGCACACAGAACAGGAGGCTACCTATGGCAGAGATGCATTTGCAAAG GCAATATATGAGCGCCTTTTCTGTTGGATTGTGATGCACATCAATGACGTAATTGCAGTGAAGGACTACAACACCACAGTTCATGGGAAGAACACAGTAATTGGGGTACTGGATATCTATGGCTTTGAGATCTTTGATAATAACAG CTTTGAACAATTTTGTATTAATTACTGTAACGAAAAGCTTCAGCAGCTCTTCATCCAGCTTGTTTTAAAGCAAGAGCAGGAAGAATACCAGCGTGAGGGGATTCCCTGGAAGCAT ATTGACTACTTCAACAATCAGATCATTGTCGATCTTGTGGAGCAGCAGCATAAAGGTATCATTGCCAATCTGGATGACGCCTGCATGAATGTTGGAAAAGTCACTGATGAGATGTTCCTGGAGGCCCTTAATAACAAACTGGGCAAACATGCCCACTTCTCCAGCAGAAAG GCATTTGGAGAGAACTGA